A window of Limosilactobacillus reuteri genomic DNA:
GGCTGAAACTTGCATCCCCGTTGTTGTCTTAGTTGCTGTTACTTTATATTTACTCATAGCCGTGCCCTCCTTTAATACCCATAGTGTAGTCGAGGAAATACACTTGGTCAATGAGGGTGCTCAATTATAAGGTGATTTCATGTGGTGATTTTTCGCCATTAAGGATTGTTATCACATCATCAAGTGAAATATCCACCATATTTTTGACCGCTAAATTAGTAAAGAAGGCAATGTGAGGCGTAAGAATGACGTTATCCATTTCGTGTAATTCTTTAACAAGGGGCTGATCATCAAGCCCTTTTTCTCGCCGATCTGTAGCTGCCACCGTTTCTTCACCTTCAAAAGTATCAAGAGCGGCAGCTGCAATTGTTCCCGTTTTTAGGGCCGCAACTAAATCAGCTGTATTGACGACTGGACCGCGACTAGCATTAACCAAACCAGCAGTTGGTTTCATCATTGCAAAGTCGTTAGCAGTCAACAGCCCTTTGGAAGTTGGGTTTAAATCGACGTGGAGACTAACAACATCGGCTTGCTTTAGTAATTCTTCTTTAGAAACGAACTGGACAATTCCATCGAGGTCAGTGCGCGGATTCGTGTCATATCCTAGAACGGTAGCACCTAATGTATGAAGAAGTTTTGCTAGGGTTCCGCCAATATGTCCAACGCCGATAATTCCAATGGTAGCAGTGTGAACTTCGGTTGATTGTTCATCGCTAAACCAGCGGAAGTCATTTTCGGCGACTTGGTGATCAAAGCGGTAAGTTTTCCGAAGCAACCGAAAAATCTGCATTAATGCAAACTCGGCGACACTCCGCGGTGAATATGCTGGTACATTGGTCACGACTAGGTCATTTTCGTTAGCCTTTTTGATGTCGACCATGTCAAATCCAGCTGTCCGCGTTGCAATTTGTTTGAGCCCATTGGTATGGAGCTTTTCATAAATATCAGCCGGAACTTTACTGCGTTGCTGAATTACGAGTCCATCAAC
This region includes:
- a CDS encoding D-2-hydroxyacid dehydrogenase, translated to MTKILMTSLRDDEQTAINEYAKEHNIEIITTPKLIDDAVELTADVDGLVIQQRSKVPADIYEKLHTNGLKQIATRTAGFDMVDIKKANENDLVVTNVPAYSPRSVAEFALMQIFRLLRKTYRFDHQVAENDFRWFSDEQSTEVHTATIGIIGVGHIGGTLAKLLHTLGATVLGYDTNPRTDLDGIVQFVSKEELLKQADVVSLHVDLNPTSKGLLTANDFAMMKPTAGLVNASRGPVVNTADLVAALKTGTIAAAALDTFEGEETVAATDRREKGLDDQPLVKELHEMDNVILTPHIAFFTNLAVKNMVDISLDDVITILNGEKSPHEITL